A stretch of Pseudochaenichthys georgianus chromosome 2, fPseGeo1.2, whole genome shotgun sequence DNA encodes these proteins:
- the arl4ca gene encoding ADP-ribosylation factor-like 4Ca, whose protein sequence is MGNSFTNLGAFQSLHIVMLGLDSAGKTTVLYRLKFNEFVNTVPTIGFNTEKIRLGGAGASRGISCHFWDVGGQEKLRPLWKPYSRCTDGIVYVVDSVDAERLEEARTELHKITRSVENQGTPLLVIANKQDLPRALDVGEIEKQLALSELPPSTPFHVQPSCAIIGEGLEEGMDKLYEMIVKRRKSLKQKKKRP, encoded by the coding sequence ATGGGGAACAGCTTCACTAACCTGGGTGCCTTCCAGTCTTTGCACATAGTCATGCTCGGTTTGGACTCTGCGGGGAAAACCACCGTGCTGTACCGGCTCAAATTCAACGAGTTCGTCAACACGGTGCCCACCATCGGCTTCAACACGGAGAAGATCCGACTGGGAGGAGCGGGGGCCTCCCGGGGCATCAGCTGCCACTTCTGGGACGTGGGGGGCCAGGAGAAGCTGCGGCCCCTGTGGAAGCCGTACAGCCGCTGCACGGACGGCATCGTGTACGTGGTGGACTCGGTGGACGCGGAGCGGCTGGAGGAGGCCCGCACCGAGCTGCACAAGATCACGCGTTCAGTGGAGAACCAGGGCACCCCGCTGCTGGTCATCGCCAACAAGCAGGACCTGCCCCGGGCTCTGGATGTGGGGGAGATCGAGAAGCAGCTGGCCCTCTCAGAGCTCCCCCCCTCCACCCCCTTCCACGTCCAGCCGTCCTGCGCCATCATCGGCGAGGGGCTGGAGGAGGGCATGGATAAACTGTACGAGATGATCGTGAAGAGGAGGAAGTCActgaagcagaagaagaagaggccGTGA